The following coding sequences are from one Rhipicephalus microplus isolate Deutch F79 chromosome 3, USDA_Rmic, whole genome shotgun sequence window:
- the LOC119160917 gene encoding schlafen-like protein 2 yields the protein MQDGGKNVEERADATGVCKRDFYKFGEHVRMEEDHRIEFKTHKNISIEELSPACKDQHSRQTISRTICAFLNTGRGGTIFLGILDNGEVNGLHLTEYQKDHLVLSLENLMQRYKPAVPKHMYELRFVSVIFEGVPLPTNERREMNSKERFRPHKLQCSKPCWCDDEATAQLSVGRSVMRNVVEIKLSAWDSSDTRNSGLNKSKMGIHPMFDNDEDA from the coding sequence ATGCAGGATGGTGGGAAGAATGTCGAGGAACGTGCGGACGCTACTGGCGTTTGTAAGCGAGATTTCTACAAGTTCGGCGAACACGTTCGAATGGAGGAAGATCATCGCATTGAATTCAAGACACACAAGAACATCTCCATCGAAGAGCTGTCGCCAGCTTGCAAGGACCAGCACTCTCGCCAGACGATCTCAAGAACTATCTGTGCCTTCTTGAACACTGGGAGAGGTGGGACTATTTTTCTGGGAATCCTTGACAATGGTGAAGTCAACGGTCTCCATCTCACAGAATACCAAAAAGACCACTTGGTATTGAGTCTTGAAAACTTGATGCAGCGGTACAAGCCAGCTGTCCCAAAACACATGTACGAGCTGCGGTTCGTTTCAGTCATCTTTGAGGGTGTGCCATTGCCAACAAACGAAAGACGTGAGATGAACAGCAAGGAGAGGTTCAGGCCACACAAATTGCAGTGTTCGAAGCCATGCTGGTGTGACGATGAAGCTACTGCTCAGCTGAGTGTTGGCAGATCGGTGATGCGGAATGTTGTGGAGATTAAGCTATCTGCATGGGACAGTTCTGACACGAGAAACAGTGGGTTGAATAAAAGCAAGATGGGCATCCACCCCATGTTTGataacgatgaggatgcatga